In Streptomyces capitiformicae, one genomic interval encodes:
- a CDS encoding helix-turn-helix domain-containing protein has protein sequence MYVERASRLDGAVVWTNASSGGGTGLVLPDGCMDLLWNDGRLLIAGPDTRAQEPVGSPSCWAGLRFYPGTAPAFLGVPAHELRDRRVELADLWPVSLVRRLTARVNAAVDPASGLEEVALERADEVDGPDPLLRQVVAALDAGRPVAATADELGLGARQLHRRSLAAFGYGPKTLARVLRMQRALALARGGVPFAETAVRAGYADQAHLARDVRELAGLPLGELLGGGR, from the coding sequence GTGTACGTCGAAAGGGCCTCCCGGTTGGACGGGGCGGTGGTGTGGACCAACGCGTCGTCCGGGGGCGGCACCGGGCTCGTGTTGCCCGACGGGTGCATGGATCTGCTCTGGAACGACGGCAGGCTGTTGATCGCCGGGCCCGATACACGCGCGCAGGAACCCGTGGGTTCGCCCAGCTGCTGGGCAGGACTCCGCTTCTACCCGGGTACAGCGCCCGCCTTCCTCGGAGTCCCCGCCCACGAGTTGCGGGACCGGCGTGTGGAGCTGGCGGATCTGTGGCCCGTCTCGCTCGTGCGGCGGCTCACCGCCCGTGTGAACGCGGCCGTCGACCCGGCGAGCGGTCTCGAAGAAGTGGCGCTGGAACGGGCGGACGAGGTCGACGGCCCTGATCCGCTGCTACGGCAGGTCGTCGCCGCCCTCGACGCCGGCCGCCCGGTGGCTGCCACCGCCGATGAACTCGGCCTCGGCGCCCGGCAGTTGCACCGCAGGTCGCTCGCCGCATTCGGGTACGGGCCCAAGACGCTGGCCCGGGTGCTGCGGATGCAGCGGGCGCTCGCCCTGGCCCGTGGCGGTGTGCCGTTCGCCGAGACGGCCGTCCGGGCCGGGTACGCCGACCAGGCCCATCTGGCGCGTGACGTGCGGGAGTTGGCGGGACTGCCGCTCGGTGAGCTACTCGGTGGCGGACGGTAG
- a CDS encoding YihY/virulence factor BrkB family protein, producing MQPASQSPQRPESPHGRLHRARVLYRNVSKRRTAWLLLKDTVNSCIEYRILGLAAEAAFFTLLSVPPLLLSMIGLLGYVDDWTGADTIASLELNLLEASRTVLSDKGVAQIAQPILDDVMKGGRPDVISIGFLFALWSGSRAVNVFIDTITVMYGLDGVRGIVKTRLMAFLLFIVALLIGSIALPLMVAGPDAVVRIVPWSATVVQVLYWPVVIVLSIVFLTTLYHVSVPVRSPWVEDVPGSLVALGMWVLGSFLLRIYLTNTVEGATIYGSLAAAVAVLLWIGVSAFAVLVGAAVNAAIDRVWPAAATAAARAANERLREEQAAEYVARAAAARSYDPEDPDMPSEFPERWSRFLPPEDVTSRLRSPVKKGDE from the coding sequence GTGCAGCCAGCAAGTCAGTCACCCCAACGACCCGAGAGCCCCCATGGGCGTCTCCATCGCGCGCGTGTCCTCTACCGGAACGTCTCCAAGCGCAGGACCGCCTGGCTGCTCCTGAAGGACACCGTCAACTCCTGCATCGAGTACCGCATCCTGGGTCTGGCCGCGGAGGCGGCCTTCTTCACCCTGCTCTCCGTGCCCCCGCTGCTGCTCAGCATGATCGGCCTGCTCGGCTACGTCGACGACTGGACCGGCGCCGACACCATCGCCAGCCTGGAGCTCAACCTCCTGGAGGCCTCGCGCACCGTCCTGTCCGACAAGGGCGTCGCCCAGATCGCGCAGCCGATCCTGGACGACGTGATGAAGGGCGGCCGACCCGACGTCATCTCCATAGGGTTTCTGTTCGCCCTGTGGTCCGGCTCCCGCGCGGTGAACGTCTTCATCGACACCATCACCGTCATGTACGGCCTCGACGGCGTCCGCGGCATCGTCAAGACCCGCCTCATGGCCTTCCTGCTCTTCATCGTGGCCCTGCTCATCGGCTCGATCGCCCTGCCGCTGATGGTCGCGGGCCCCGACGCGGTCGTCCGGATCGTCCCCTGGTCCGCGACGGTCGTCCAGGTCCTCTACTGGCCGGTCGTCATCGTCCTCTCCATCGTCTTCCTCACGACGCTGTACCACGTGTCAGTCCCCGTCCGTTCCCCGTGGGTCGAGGACGTCCCGGGCTCCCTCGTCGCCCTCGGCATGTGGGTCCTCGGCAGCTTCCTGCTCCGCATCTACCTCACCAACACGGTCGAGGGCGCTACGATCTACGGCTCCCTCGCCGCAGCCGTGGCGGTCCTGCTCTGGATCGGTGTCTCCGCCTTCGCGGTCCTGGTCGGCGCGGCCGTCAACGCCGCGATCGACCGCGTCTGGCCGGCCGCCGCGACCGCCGCGGCCCGCGCCGCGAACGAGCGCCTCCGTGAGGAACAGGCCGCCGAGTACGTGGCCCGCGCGGCCGCGGCGCGCTCCTACGATCCCGAGGACCCGGACATGCCGTCCGAGTTCCCGGAGCGGTGGTCGCGCTTCCTGCCGCCGGAGGATGTGACGTCGAGACTGCGGTCGCCTGTGAAGAAGGGGGACGAGTAG
- a CDS encoding Pls/PosA family non-ribosomal peptide synthetase: protein MTLPVPDAAESYTATEQLLTEVLAGVAHLEHVPADSHFFDDLGANSLTMAHFCARVRKHPDLPSVSIRDVYGHPTIRSLATALARAPEPPAAAPVPPAEVTPPGSTSRYVLCGSLQSLLSAAHCLLTVFASVQGYEWVADGSGLVEVYLRSAVFGGLGLVALCLVPVAAKWLLIGRWKPAEFPVWGLTYLRFWVVKALLHTSPMILFVGNPLYVLYLRALGARIGPSVTILSRSVPVCTDLLTIGAGTVIRKDSFFLCYTATAGRIRTGPVTLGRDVFVGEHTVLDIGTALGDGSQLGHSSGLRTGESVPAGQSWHGSPARRTEVDHIRVGPAPCGTIRRAGYGIATLLQVFLLHVPLTVGGAYLLLTAAPSLDVLLDPASRHLDSVRFYLAALVLSVVLFLGAIVVGAVSVFVVPRLLRPLIAPDRTYPLYGFHYSVHRAIARFTNIKFFTWLCGDSSYIVPYLKALGYDLCRVEQSGSNFGTAVQHETPYLTEVGSGTMVADGLSVMNADYSGTSFRVSHTSIGGHNFLGNFIAYPVGGRTGENCLLATKVLVPLDGEIREGVGLLGSPPFEIPRSVERDSRFDHLREGEEFQRRLVAKNHYNLRSMGLFLFLRWLHAFGLTVLGFAAYDLYGQYGTAGLLALAAAPLVGLVFSVLFYVLVERCLTRFRPLQPQLCSIYDPVFWRQERLWKLPDRYLQLLNGTPFKNVVWRLMGVRIGRRVFDDGVTITERTLAAVGDDCTLAAGSKIQSHSQEDGTFKSDLITIGAGCTLGVGALVHYGVTMGDGAQLAPDSFLMKGEEVPPYARWGGNPATETTGER, encoded by the coding sequence ATGACATTGCCAGTGCCGGACGCGGCGGAATCGTACACCGCCACCGAGCAACTTCTCACCGAAGTCCTGGCCGGCGTCGCACACCTCGAACACGTGCCCGCCGACAGCCACTTCTTCGACGATCTCGGCGCCAACTCACTGACGATGGCTCATTTCTGCGCCCGCGTCAGGAAGCATCCGGATCTGCCGTCGGTGTCCATTCGGGACGTCTACGGCCACCCGACCATCCGGAGCCTGGCGACCGCGCTGGCCCGGGCCCCCGAGCCGCCGGCCGCCGCTCCGGTACCCCCCGCCGAGGTCACACCACCGGGCAGTACGTCCCGGTACGTCCTGTGCGGGTCGCTGCAGTCGCTCCTGTCCGCCGCGCACTGTCTGCTGACCGTGTTCGCCTCCGTACAGGGGTACGAGTGGGTCGCGGACGGGTCGGGCCTCGTCGAGGTCTATCTGCGCTCGGCGGTCTTCGGCGGGCTCGGCCTCGTCGCGCTGTGCCTGGTGCCGGTCGCCGCCAAGTGGCTGCTGATCGGGCGGTGGAAGCCGGCGGAGTTCCCCGTGTGGGGCCTGACGTATCTGCGGTTCTGGGTCGTCAAGGCGCTGCTGCACACCAGCCCGATGATCCTCTTCGTCGGCAACCCGCTGTATGTGCTGTATCTGCGGGCCCTCGGCGCCCGGATCGGGCCGAGCGTCACGATCCTGAGCCGTAGCGTCCCGGTCTGCACCGACCTGCTGACGATCGGCGCGGGCACGGTGATCCGCAAGGACTCCTTCTTCCTCTGCTACACGGCGACCGCCGGGCGGATCCGGACCGGTCCGGTGACCCTCGGCCGGGACGTGTTCGTCGGCGAGCACACCGTGCTCGACATCGGCACCGCCCTGGGCGACGGCTCCCAGCTCGGCCACTCCTCCGGGCTGCGCACCGGCGAGTCGGTCCCGGCCGGGCAGAGCTGGCACGGCTCCCCGGCCCGCCGCACGGAGGTGGACCACATCCGGGTCGGCCCGGCCCCCTGCGGCACGATCCGGCGGGCCGGATACGGGATCGCCACCCTGCTCCAGGTGTTCCTGCTGCATGTGCCGCTGACGGTCGGCGGCGCGTATCTTCTGCTCACCGCGGCGCCCTCGCTGGACGTACTCCTCGACCCCGCGTCGCGGCACCTCGACTCGGTGCGTTTCTACCTGGCGGCGCTGGTGCTGTCGGTGGTGCTGTTCCTCGGCGCGATCGTCGTAGGCGCCGTGTCCGTGTTCGTCGTGCCGCGTCTGCTGCGCCCGCTGATCGCGCCGGACCGGACGTATCCGCTGTACGGCTTCCACTACTCGGTGCACCGCGCGATCGCCCGGTTCACCAACATCAAGTTCTTCACGTGGCTGTGCGGCGACAGTTCGTACATCGTTCCGTATCTGAAGGCCCTCGGGTACGACCTGTGCCGCGTCGAGCAGAGTGGGTCGAACTTCGGTACGGCCGTGCAGCACGAGACGCCGTACCTCACCGAGGTCGGCAGCGGCACGATGGTCGCGGACGGGCTGTCGGTCATGAACGCCGACTACTCGGGGACGTCGTTCCGGGTGTCCCACACCTCGATCGGCGGGCACAACTTCCTCGGCAACTTCATCGCCTACCCGGTCGGCGGCCGCACCGGCGAGAACTGTCTGCTGGCCACGAAGGTGCTGGTCCCGCTCGACGGCGAGATCCGCGAAGGGGTCGGACTGCTCGGCTCACCGCCCTTCGAGATCCCCCGCTCGGTGGAGCGCGACAGCCGCTTCGACCATCTGCGCGAGGGCGAGGAGTTCCAGCGCCGGCTGGTCGCGAAGAACCACTACAACCTGCGCTCGATGGGGCTGTTCCTGTTCCTGCGCTGGCTGCACGCGTTCGGGCTCACCGTGCTCGGCTTCGCGGCCTACGACCTGTACGGGCAGTACGGCACCGCCGGGCTGCTCGCGCTCGCCGCGGCCCCGCTCGTCGGACTCGTCTTCTCGGTGCTGTTCTACGTGCTGGTGGAGCGGTGTCTCACCCGTTTCCGGCCGCTTCAGCCGCAGCTGTGCTCGATCTACGACCCGGTCTTCTGGCGGCAGGAGCGGCTGTGGAAGCTGCCGGACCGGTATCTGCAGCTGCTGAACGGCACCCCGTTCAAGAACGTCGTCTGGCGGCTGATGGGAGTGCGGATCGGACGGCGGGTCTTCGACGACGGGGTGACCATCACCGAGCGGACGCTGGCGGCCGTCGGGGACGACTGCACGCTGGCGGCGGGGAGCAAGATCCAGAGCCATTCGCAGGAGGACGGCACGTTCAAGTCCGACCTCATCACGATCGGCGCGGGCTGCACGCTCGGCGTCGGGGCGCTCGTCCACTACGGCGTGACCATGGGCGACGGCGCCCAGCTCGCCCCCGACTCCTTCCTGATGAAGGGCGAGGAGGTGCCGCCGTACGCGCGGTGGGGCGGGAATCCGGCGACGGAGACCACCGGAGAACGGTGA
- a CDS encoding non-ribosomal peptide synthetase: MDQMEAAKGAAARKYWHGVLTAGGRTAIPRWSADPVKGVAAYEVALPDGLLAASELTASDTTRVLLAAHAKVLAALSGEHEVTTGRREDGRLLPCRITTAPGDTWRDLLAQAHRVTSDSLAYADFPVDALRRELGLDEPPFETVLDTTGADGDLDEDVVLRVGLVHGVDGPALRLRYRTDVLDESGAARIAGYHITALTSLAVDPDAEYGRQSLLSCTELRFQLDGLAGPRRELPDSRVHELFEQRVVAHPDAVAAVYGDRRWTYRELNSRANQLSRALLVRGLGREGVVAVVTERNLDWMAAVLAVFKAGGVYLPIEPRFPAERIARTLARAGCELVLTERGGTATLDEALSSPPLSGVQRLLVEDAYDEAHADSDLGMEIAPERLAYIYFTSGSTGEPKGAMCEHAGMVNHLYAKLDDLGIGEGDVVAQTAPQCFDISLWQLLAGPLAGGRTLLVEQEVILDVERFVDRIAEGRVNVLQVVPSYLEAVLAQLEQRPRELPDLRRVSVTGEALKRELAERWFATEPGIPLVNAYGLTETSDDTNHEVMHRAPEGDRVPLGRPVGNVRVYVVDEHLSLVPLGAPGEIVFSGVCVGRGYVNDPERTRRAFTTDPYHPGERLYRSGDHGRWRPDGKLEFLGRRDTQVKVRGFRIEIGEVENALLRLEGVRDGAVVVADGATHLVAFHSGRPLAGEVLRERLAASLPAYMVPSVFHWRESLPLTANGKTDRRTLTALAGQLDAAEGESGARPVTPTEQRLAASWAEVLGVPRARVGRHDHFFDRGGTSLSAVKLAIALDRAVSLKDVARHPVLSDLAALIDERRTSS; encoded by the coding sequence ATGGATCAGATGGAAGCCGCGAAGGGCGCCGCTGCCCGGAAGTACTGGCACGGGGTGCTGACCGCCGGAGGGCGGACCGCGATACCCCGGTGGAGCGCCGATCCGGTGAAGGGGGTCGCCGCGTACGAAGTGGCGTTGCCGGACGGGCTGTTGGCGGCCTCGGAGTTGACGGCCTCGGACACGACGCGGGTGCTGCTCGCCGCACATGCGAAGGTGCTCGCCGCGCTGTCGGGCGAGCACGAGGTCACCACCGGCCGGCGGGAGGACGGACGGCTGCTGCCGTGCCGGATCACGACCGCGCCCGGCGACACCTGGCGGGACCTGCTCGCGCAGGCGCACCGCGTCACCTCGGACTCGCTCGCGTACGCCGACTTCCCGGTCGACGCCCTGCGGCGCGAACTCGGCCTCGACGAGCCGCCGTTCGAGACCGTGCTCGACACGACCGGGGCGGACGGCGACCTCGACGAGGACGTGGTCCTGCGGGTGGGGCTGGTGCACGGCGTCGACGGGCCGGCGCTGCGGCTGCGGTACCGCACCGACGTCCTGGACGAGTCCGGCGCGGCGCGGATCGCCGGGTACCACATCACCGCGCTCACCTCGCTCGCCGTCGATCCGGACGCCGAGTACGGGCGGCAGAGTCTGCTGTCGTGCACCGAACTCCGCTTCCAACTCGACGGGTTGGCGGGGCCGCGGCGCGAACTGCCCGACAGCCGGGTGCATGAGCTGTTCGAGCAGCGGGTCGTGGCGCACCCGGACGCGGTCGCGGCCGTGTACGGCGACCGGCGGTGGACGTACCGTGAGCTCAACTCCCGTGCCAACCAGCTCAGTCGAGCGCTGCTGGTGCGCGGCCTCGGCCGTGAGGGCGTCGTCGCCGTGGTGACCGAGCGGAACCTCGACTGGATGGCCGCCGTCCTCGCGGTGTTCAAGGCCGGCGGGGTGTACCTGCCGATCGAGCCGCGCTTCCCGGCCGAGCGCATCGCCCGCACCCTCGCCCGCGCCGGATGCGAGCTGGTCCTCACCGAGCGGGGCGGCACGGCCACGCTGGACGAGGCCCTGTCCTCGCCCCCACTGTCCGGGGTGCAGCGGCTGCTCGTCGAGGACGCGTACGACGAGGCCCACGCCGACTCCGACCTCGGCATGGAGATCGCCCCGGAGCGGCTCGCGTACATCTACTTCACCTCCGGGTCCACGGGCGAGCCCAAGGGCGCGATGTGCGAGCACGCGGGCATGGTGAACCACCTCTACGCCAAGCTCGACGACCTCGGCATCGGCGAGGGGGACGTGGTCGCGCAGACCGCGCCCCAGTGCTTCGACATCTCGCTGTGGCAGCTGCTCGCCGGACCCTTGGCCGGTGGCCGGACCCTCCTTGTGGAGCAGGAGGTGATCCTGGACGTCGAGCGGTTCGTCGACCGGATCGCCGAGGGCCGGGTGAACGTGCTCCAGGTGGTGCCGTCGTACCTCGAAGCCGTCCTCGCCCAGCTGGAGCAGCGCCCGCGCGAGCTGCCCGACCTGCGCCGGGTGTCCGTCACCGGGGAGGCGCTGAAGCGGGAGCTGGCTGAGCGCTGGTTCGCCACCGAGCCGGGGATACCGCTGGTCAACGCCTATGGGCTGACGGAGACGTCGGACGACACCAACCACGAGGTGATGCACCGGGCTCCGGAGGGGGACCGGGTGCCGCTCGGCCGTCCGGTCGGCAACGTACGGGTGTACGTCGTCGACGAACACCTCTCCCTCGTGCCGCTCGGCGCCCCGGGGGAGATCGTCTTCTCCGGGGTCTGTGTCGGCCGGGGGTACGTCAACGATCCCGAGCGGACCCGGCGGGCCTTCACCACCGACCCGTACCACCCCGGCGAGCGGCTCTATCGCAGCGGGGACCACGGGCGCTGGCGGCCCGACGGCAAGCTGGAGTTCCTCGGCCGCCGGGACACGCAGGTCAAGGTGCGCGGTTTCCGCATCGAGATCGGCGAGGTGGAGAACGCGCTGCTGCGGCTCGAGGGCGTGCGCGACGGCGCGGTCGTGGTCGCCGACGGCGCGACGCACCTGGTGGCGTTCCACTCCGGGCGGCCGCTCGCCGGTGAGGTGCTGCGGGAGCGGCTGGCGGCCTCGCTGCCGGCGTACATGGTGCCGTCGGTGTTCCACTGGCGCGAGAGCCTGCCGCTGACCGCCAACGGAAAGACCGACCGGCGCACGCTCACGGCGCTGGCCGGGCAGCTCGACGCCGCGGAGGGCGAGTCGGGGGCACGGCCGGTCACTCCGACCGAGCAGCGGCTGGCCGCCTCGTGGGCCGAGGTGCTCGGTGTGCCACGGGCGCGGGTCGGCCGTCACGACCACTTCTTCGACCGGGGCGGCACCTCGCTGTCCGCGGTGAAGCTCGCCATCGCCCTGGACCGGGCGGTGTCCCTCAAGGACGTGGCCCGGCATCCGGTCCTGTCGGACCTGGCCGCGCTGATCGACGAACGGAGGACGTCGTCATGA
- a CDS encoding TauD/TfdA family dioxygenase — MPQSAPTPVPIPATDLSPGRPPLLSVSPGADPVRWAAGHRDALRAVIAEHGAVLVRGLGLRDPDRVGAVFRQLTDTLMTEREVFAPRRTYANGVYSSTAWPPNQPMCMHHESSYTLEFPGLMLFACLRAAEEGGATGVADAEAVLAALPPELTKRFERDGWLLTRSYSDEIGASIGEAFGTDDRTVVEAYCRAHAIDFAWRPDGSLHTRQRRSAVLRHPVTGRRCWFNQIAFLSEWTMDPEVREYLVDMYGGDVDRLPFTTRYGDGDPIGEDVVQTLNEVYEAHTVREPWRPGDLLLVDNIRSAHSREPFEGAREVVVGLADPVRRTGRDTKDEVHFV; from the coding sequence ATGCCGCAGTCCGCCCCGACTCCCGTACCGATACCGGCGACAGACCTCTCGCCCGGCAGGCCTCCCCTGCTGTCCGTCTCCCCCGGCGCCGATCCGGTCCGCTGGGCGGCCGGACACCGGGACGCCCTGCGGGCCGTCATCGCCGAGCACGGGGCGGTCCTCGTGCGCGGGCTCGGACTGCGGGATCCGGACCGGGTCGGCGCGGTTTTCCGCCAGTTGACCGACACCCTGATGACCGAGAGGGAGGTCTTCGCGCCCCGGCGGACGTACGCGAACGGCGTGTACTCCTCGACGGCCTGGCCGCCGAACCAACCGATGTGCATGCACCACGAGTCGAGCTACACGCTGGAGTTCCCCGGCCTGATGCTCTTCGCCTGTCTGCGGGCCGCCGAGGAGGGCGGGGCGACGGGGGTCGCCGACGCCGAGGCCGTACTCGCCGCGCTGCCGCCCGAGTTGACCAAGCGGTTCGAGCGGGACGGCTGGCTGCTGACCCGCTCGTACAGCGACGAGATCGGCGCGTCGATCGGCGAGGCGTTCGGCACCGACGACCGGACCGTCGTCGAGGCCTACTGCCGCGCGCACGCCATCGACTTCGCCTGGCGGCCCGACGGCTCCCTGCACACCCGGCAGCGGCGCTCCGCCGTACTGCGTCATCCGGTGACCGGCCGCCGCTGCTGGTTCAACCAGATCGCGTTCCTCAGCGAGTGGACCATGGACCCCGAGGTGCGCGAGTACCTGGTGGACATGTACGGCGGCGATGTCGACAGGCTGCCCTTCACCACCCGTTACGGCGACGGCGATCCGATCGGCGAGGACGTCGTCCAGACCCTCAACGAGGTCTACGAGGCGCACACCGTCCGAGAACCATGGCGGCCGGGTGACCTCCTGCTCGTCGACAACATCCGCTCCGCCCACAGCCGCGAGCCCTTCGAGGGGGCGCGCGAGGTGGTGGTGGGCCTGGCGGACCCGGTACGGCGGACCGGCCGCGACACGAAGGACGAGGTGCATTTCGTATGA
- the sbnB gene encoding 2,3-diaminopropionate biosynthesis protein SbnB, whose protein sequence is MTEVPGFAVITGAQVQEALRGREREIVELVESAYLLHGAGDTGDTVNPPSYFLRFPDRPSSRIIALPASLGGEFRVDGLKWVSSFPENTASGLPRASAVLILNDHATGYPFACLEASIISATRTAASAALAADRLSAGREAPRPVRVGFLGTGLIARYLHTFLAATGFSFEEIGVHDLSADSAAGFRGYLERSDASGRVTVSDNAEDVIRASDLVVFATIAGEPHIHEPKWFAHNPLVLHVSLRDLAPEVLLASANFVDDVEHCLKAGTSPHLTEQLTGARDFLDGTLHDVLTGRATVPADRPVVFSPFGLGVLDLAVGGYVHDEVARTGGLRIVDDFFHELRRYG, encoded by the coding sequence ATGACCGAGGTTCCGGGTTTCGCCGTGATCACCGGCGCCCAGGTCCAAGAGGCCCTGCGGGGCCGCGAACGGGAGATCGTCGAACTGGTCGAATCGGCCTATCTGTTGCACGGCGCCGGTGACACGGGTGACACCGTCAACCCGCCGTCGTACTTCCTGCGCTTCCCTGACCGTCCGTCCTCGCGGATCATCGCGCTGCCCGCCTCGCTGGGCGGGGAGTTCCGGGTGGACGGCCTGAAGTGGGTCTCCAGTTTCCCGGAGAACACTGCGAGCGGGCTTCCGCGCGCCTCCGCCGTGCTGATCCTCAACGATCACGCCACCGGGTATCCGTTCGCCTGTCTGGAGGCCTCGATCATCAGCGCGACGCGGACGGCCGCGTCGGCGGCGCTGGCAGCGGACCGGCTGAGCGCGGGCCGGGAAGCGCCACGCCCGGTGCGGGTCGGCTTCCTCGGCACGGGCCTGATCGCCCGCTACCTCCACACCTTCCTCGCCGCGACCGGCTTCTCGTTCGAGGAGATCGGCGTGCACGACCTGTCCGCCGACAGCGCGGCCGGGTTCCGGGGATACCTGGAGCGGTCCGACGCGAGCGGGCGGGTGACCGTGTCCGACAACGCGGAGGACGTGATCCGGGCGAGCGACCTGGTGGTCTTCGCGACGATCGCGGGCGAGCCGCACATCCACGAACCCAAGTGGTTCGCTCACAACCCGCTGGTACTGCACGTGTCGTTGCGCGACCTCGCGCCGGAGGTGCTGCTCGCGTCGGCGAACTTCGTCGACGACGTCGAGCACTGCCTGAAGGCCGGCACATCCCCGCATCTGACCGAACAGCTCACCGGAGCCCGGGACTTCCTCGACGGAACGCTCCACGACGTGCTCACCGGCCGGGCCACCGTGCCGGCGGACCGTCCGGTGGTGTTCTCGCCCTTCGGCCTCGGCGTCCTCGACCTCGCGGTCGGCGGTTATGTCCACGACGAGGTCGCCCGCACGGGCGGGCTGCGGATCGTGGACGACTTCTTCCACGAACTGCGCCGGTACGGCTGA
- the sbnA gene encoding 2,3-diaminopropionate biosynthesis protein SbnA: MPVISVPTDFNEEELYVDLRQVVGHKLFLKCEGFNFAGSIKLKAATEMVRAAERDGRLRPGSTLVESSSGNLGVALSMIAASRGYRFLCVTDSRVNPQTRRLIEALGSRVHVITEPDPTGGFLGARIAYVRALCAADERYVWLDQYSNQANWRAHYRTTAPAIARQFPRLDVLFVGVGTSGTLMGCAHWFWERRRRVRIVAVDSVGSVAFGGAPGRRMIPGLGTSVTPALLDPSCVDDVVRVEEADTVRACHRLARRGFLFGGSTGTVVSGATDWLDRHGTPDLTAVAIAPDLGERYLDTIYRPGWPLEQYGEAFLGADGWGTGELGTGELAAPV, encoded by the coding sequence GTGCCAGTCATATCCGTGCCCACGGACTTCAACGAGGAGGAGCTGTACGTCGATCTGCGACAGGTCGTCGGACACAAGCTCTTCCTGAAGTGCGAGGGATTCAACTTCGCCGGCTCGATCAAGCTCAAGGCGGCCACCGAGATGGTGCGCGCCGCCGAACGGGACGGACGGCTCAGGCCGGGCTCGACCCTCGTCGAGTCCTCGTCCGGCAATCTGGGCGTCGCGCTGAGCATGATCGCGGCGAGCCGGGGCTATCGGTTTCTGTGTGTGACCGATTCCCGCGTCAATCCGCAGACCCGCCGGCTCATCGAAGCCCTCGGCAGCCGGGTGCACGTCATCACCGAACCGGACCCGACCGGCGGTTTCCTGGGCGCCCGGATCGCGTACGTACGCGCGCTGTGCGCCGCCGACGAGCGGTACGTGTGGCTCGACCAGTACTCCAACCAGGCGAACTGGCGGGCGCACTACCGCACCACCGCGCCCGCCATCGCCCGGCAGTTCCCGCGCCTGGACGTGCTGTTCGTGGGGGTCGGCACCTCCGGGACGCTGATGGGCTGCGCGCACTGGTTCTGGGAACGGCGGCGCCGGGTGCGGATCGTGGCGGTGGACAGCGTGGGCTCGGTCGCCTTCGGCGGGGCGCCCGGCCGCCGGATGATCCCGGGCCTCGGCACCAGTGTGACACCGGCGCTGCTCGACCCGTCCTGTGTGGACGACGTCGTCCGCGTGGAGGAGGCCGACACCGTACGGGCCTGCCACCGCCTGGCCCGGCGCGGCTTCCTGTTCGGCGGCTCCACGGGGACGGTCGTCAGCGGCGCCACCGACTGGCTCGACCGGCACGGCACGCCCGACCTCACCGCCGTGGCCATCGCGCCCGACCTCGGCGAGCGCTACCTCGACACCATCTACCGGCCGGGCTGGCCGCTGGAGCAGTACGGGGAGGCCTTCCTGGGGGCGGACGGGTGGGGCACGGGGGAACTGGGGACGGGGGAGCTGGCGGCGCCGGTCTGA